CCGTCCTCGCCCTGGCCGCGTGCGGCACGTCGGGGTCCAGCAGCGCGACGACCGCGCAGGGCTCGTCGTCCTCGGTCGGCGGCACGGTGACCGTGTTCGCCGCGGCCTCGCTGAAGGAGGCGTTCACGAACCTGGGTACGCGGTTCGAGGAGCAGCACCCGGGCACGCACGTGGTCTTCAGCTTCGGCCCGAGCTCCGGCCTGGCCCAGCAGGTCACCCAGGGCGCACCGGCCGACGTCTTCGCCTCGGCGAGCACCAAGAACATGGACCAGGTGGTGCAGGCGGGCGCCGCCACGACCCCGACGCCCTTTGCCAGCAACCAGATGGAGATCGCGGTGCCGCCGGACAACCCGGCCCACGTTGCCGGGGTCAAGGACCTGGCGCGCAGCGGCGTCAAGGTGGCCCTGTGCCAGGCCCAGGTGCCCTGTGGCGCCACGGCCGCCAAGGTCTTCGACAATGCCGGCGTCACGGTCACGCCGGTCACGGAGGAGGTCGACGTCAAGTCGGTGCTGGCCAAGGTCAGCCTCGGGGAGGTCGACGCGGGCGTGGTCTACGTGACCGACGTGCGCGCCGCCGGCAGCAAGGTCAAGGGCATCCTGATCCCCGCGGCCGTCAACGCCTCCACGTCCTACCCGATCGCCACGCTGGTCAAGGCGCCCAACCCCGCCGGTGCGAAGGCGTTCACCGATCTCGTCCTCTCCGCTGCCGGGCAGCAGGTCCTGGCGGCCGACGGGTTCGCCAAGCCGTGACCCGGGGCGCGGCACGTCGGGACGGTGACCGCGACGTCACCGGACCTGCGAGCGTGCCGTGGCCACTCGGCATACCGGCGCTGGTGGGGGCGGCGTTCCTGCTCGTGCCGCTGGCCGGGCTGCTGCTGCGGGCGCCGTGGGGCAGCCTCGGCGGCCT
This genomic stretch from Oryzihumus leptocrescens harbors:
- the modA gene encoding molybdate ABC transporter substrate-binding protein; translated protein: MNAPRRSVLTGLAAGAVLALAACGTSGSSSATTAQGSSSSVGGTVTVFAAASLKEAFTNLGTRFEEQHPGTHVVFSFGPSSGLAQQVTQGAPADVFASASTKNMDQVVQAGAATTPTPFASNQMEIAVPPDNPAHVAGVKDLARSGVKVALCQAQVPCGATAAKVFDNAGVTVTPVTEEVDVKSVLAKVSLGEVDAGVVYVTDVRAAGSKVKGILIPAAVNASTSYPIATLVKAPNPAGAKAFTDLVLSAAGQQVLAADGFAKP